A portion of the Candidatus Limnocylindrales bacterium genome contains these proteins:
- a CDS encoding heme-binding protein, protein MKRGFLTHRNRWVAPVVAPVTVVLLAALSPAAAGAQTATRPGLTLDGARQVIAAGVAYAAKNGAPGGVIAVVDEGGNLMAVERLDGTFAAGAMISIGKARTAALFKKPTKFFEDVVNKGRTAMTALADFTPLQGGVPIVSGTSIVGAVGVSGAASAQQDEEIAMAGAAVLASPATSAQPVLYFDHASVDAAFAKGAALFDGSGGRNFMVHASRRDQAGMAEVHTLDTDVIHVLDGSATLVTGGTVADQHEVEPNELRGSSITGGQTRRISRGDVIIVPNGVPHWFEEVPSPLIYYVVKVRR, encoded by the coding sequence ATGAAACGAGGATTTCTCACACACCGGAATCGGTGGGTCGCGCCGGTTGTCGCGCCCGTCACCGTGGTCCTGCTGGCCGCTCTTTCGCCAGCCGCAGCCGGCGCACAGACGGCGACCCGGCCCGGGCTGACGCTGGACGGCGCCCGTCAGGTCATTGCGGCCGGCGTCGCGTACGCAGCGAAGAACGGCGCTCCCGGCGGTGTCATCGCGGTTGTCGACGAAGGCGGCAACCTCATGGCCGTCGAGCGTCTCGACGGAACGTTCGCGGCCGGTGCCATGATCTCGATCGGAAAGGCGCGCACCGCGGCGCTGTTCAAAAAGCCGACGAAGTTCTTCGAAGACGTGGTGAACAAGGGCCGCACCGCGATGACGGCGCTTGCCGATTTCACACCGCTGCAGGGCGGCGTGCCGATCGTTTCGGGAACATCGATCGTCGGTGCGGTCGGTGTCAGCGGCGCAGCCAGTGCGCAACAGGACGAAGAGATCGCGATGGCCGGCGCCGCAGTGCTCGCATCGCCCGCGACCAGCGCGCAGCCGGTGCTTTATTTCGACCACGCTTCGGTCGATGCGGCGTTCGCCAAAGGCGCGGCGCTGTTCGATGGATCCGGTGGTCGAAATTTCATGGTGCATGCGAGCCGCCGCGACCAGGCCGGGATGGCCGAGGTCCATACGCTCGATACCGACGTCATCCATGTACTGGACGGATCCGCCACGCTCGTGACAGGCGGGACGGTTGCGGACCAGCACGAGGTCGAGCCGAACGAGCTTCGAGGGTCCTCGATCACCGGCGGACAGACGCGGCGCATTTCCAGAGGTGACGTCATCATCGTTCCGAACGGCGTGCCGCACTGGTTCGAGGAAGTCCCGTCGCCGCTCATCTACTACGTCGTCAAGGTGCGGCGATGA
- a CDS encoding SMP-30/gluconolactonase/LRE family protein — MRLRAWAAARGRFVLRVVLTILVDVLALLVAYADAAVLPETPALATVDLATADGLRTVAGTWRYSDAKVSAAAFRSAGTAGQPTGDPVETYDIVPHAGAAGFDDSEWQMIAPESLSQRRGNGRLSFNWYRLSLTVPARVGSIDVAGTTAVFETSVDDYAEIWVDGEITRAPQQSGGSVIAGWNATNRVIAARHVHPGQNIVIAVFGANGPLSNPPTNFIYMRSARLSFHASAPGAVAMAPAEANVEVIRNDPALDEIVSANPKLFKLAEGFEFTEGPVWVAGDGYLLFSDPNSNIIYKYRPDGDLSVFRRSSGYEGADIAEYHQPGSNGLAIDREGRLVVDEHGRRRVSRVEKDGTVTVLAASYGGKRLNSPNDLVLHSDGSIYFTDPPFGLPKAFDDPRKELAFSGVYRISDGRLDLLVDDLTGPNGIAFSPDEKFLYVGDWDEKKKVVMRYPVLADGKTGAGEVFFDMTSAPGEDAIDGIEVDVNGNLYVSGPGALWILSPSGRHLGSVVTPQHVHNMAWGGDDAKTLYLCARGGLYRMPMGIAGVRR, encoded by the coding sequence ATGAGACTGCGGGCATGGGCTGCCGCACGCGGCAGATTCGTTCTGCGCGTGGTCCTGACGATCCTCGTCGATGTGCTCGCGCTGCTGGTCGCGTACGCGGACGCCGCCGTGCTGCCGGAGACGCCCGCGCTTGCGACGGTCGATCTCGCAACGGCAGACGGCCTTCGCACTGTCGCGGGCACGTGGCGATACAGCGATGCGAAAGTTTCGGCGGCCGCTTTTCGAAGCGCGGGGACGGCGGGTCAGCCCACGGGCGATCCCGTCGAGACCTACGACATCGTCCCGCATGCCGGCGCTGCGGGGTTCGACGATTCCGAGTGGCAGATGATCGCTCCCGAGTCACTGTCGCAGCGACGCGGCAACGGGCGGCTCAGCTTCAACTGGTATCGTCTGTCGCTGACCGTTCCGGCGCGAGTCGGCAGCATCGACGTCGCCGGCACCACGGCCGTGTTCGAAACCTCGGTCGATGACTACGCGGAAATCTGGGTGGATGGAGAGATCACACGCGCGCCGCAGCAGTCCGGCGGATCGGTCATCGCCGGCTGGAATGCGACGAACCGCGTAATCGCTGCGCGGCACGTGCATCCCGGACAGAACATCGTCATCGCCGTGTTCGGCGCGAACGGTCCGCTTTCGAACCCGCCGACGAACTTCATCTACATGCGGTCGGCGCGGCTGTCGTTTCACGCGTCGGCTCCGGGCGCGGTCGCAATGGCGCCCGCTGAAGCGAACGTGGAAGTGATCCGCAACGATCCGGCGCTCGACGAGATCGTCAGCGCCAATCCGAAGCTGTTCAAGCTCGCCGAAGGCTTCGAGTTCACCGAAGGTCCGGTGTGGGTCGCCGGCGACGGCTATCTGCTGTTCAGCGATCCCAACAGCAACATCATCTACAAGTACCGCCCGGATGGTGATCTGTCGGTCTTTCGCCGGTCGAGCGGTTACGAAGGCGCCGACATCGCGGAGTACCACCAGCCGGGCTCGAACGGGCTTGCGATCGATCGCGAGGGTCGACTCGTCGTCGACGAGCATGGCCGCCGGCGCGTGTCGCGCGTCGAGAAAGACGGCACCGTCACGGTGCTCGCCGCCAGTTATGGAGGGAAGCGGCTGAACAGCCCGAACGACCTGGTGCTTCATTCGGACGGCTCGATCTATTTCACCGACCCGCCGTTCGGACTTCCGAAGGCGTTCGACGATCCGCGCAAAGAGCTCGCGTTCAGCGGCGTCTATCGCATTTCGGACGGCAGGCTCGATCTTCTCGTCGACGACCTGACCGGTCCCAACGGCATCGCATTCTCACCGGACGAGAAGTTCCTTTACGTCGGCGACTGGGACGAGAAAAAGAAAGTGGTGATGCGCTATCCGGTCCTTGCGGACGGCAAGACCGGCGCCGGGGAAGTCTTCTTCGACATGACGTCCGCGCCCGGCGAGGACGCGATCGACGGCATCGAAGTGGACGTCAACGGAAATCTCTACGTATCGGGGCCGGGCGCGCTGTGGATCCTGTCGCCGTCGGGCAGGCATCTCGGAAGCGTCGTGACGCCGCAGCATGTGCACAACATGGCGTGGGGCGGCGACGACGCAAAGACGCTCTACCTGTGCGCCCGCGGTGGCCTGTACCGGATGCCAATGGGCATTGCCGGAGTTCGCCGCTGA
- a CDS encoding TIGR03557 family F420-dependent LLM class oxidoreductase, translated as MTVKIGYAAMLEQFHPTEALNLCVLAEQNGFDGIMASDHLQPWVPQQGQSAFVWSFMAAVAERTKGDIGPGVTCPSFRTHPVIIAQAAATMEAMYPGRFWLGLGSGEAINEHVVAGYWPEAPERANRMFEAVDFMHRLFTGKDTRQEGPYFKIETVRLWTMPEKPPPIYIATAGPITARRVGMHADGIITVGAPVEKIDKVLKAVAEGCKKGGRNPNGCRKILQLHLSWAETDEQAMQNALIEWPNGGMKFPKQDIRSPLDFEQMAKMVRTDDFQGRMLMTADCEVHRKEIQKFIDLGFDQIYLHNVGRNQKEWIEAFGRDVLPKLNG; from the coding sequence ATGACTGTAAAAATCGGATACGCCGCGATGCTCGAGCAGTTCCATCCGACCGAAGCGCTCAATCTGTGCGTGCTGGCCGAGCAGAACGGCTTCGACGGCATCATGGCGTCGGACCATCTCCAGCCGTGGGTCCCGCAGCAGGGACAATCGGCGTTCGTCTGGTCGTTCATGGCCGCTGTTGCCGAGCGCACCAAAGGCGACATCGGACCGGGCGTGACGTGCCCGTCGTTCCGCACGCATCCGGTCATCATCGCGCAGGCCGCCGCGACCATGGAAGCGATGTACCCGGGACGGTTCTGGCTCGGGCTCGGGTCGGGCGAAGCCATCAACGAGCACGTCGTGGCCGGCTACTGGCCGGAGGCGCCGGAACGTGCGAACCGGATGTTCGAAGCCGTCGACTTCATGCACCGCCTGTTCACCGGAAAAGACACGCGCCAGGAAGGTCCATACTTCAAGATCGAAACGGTTCGCCTGTGGACGATGCCCGAGAAGCCGCCGCCGATTTACATCGCGACCGCCGGACCGATCACGGCAAGACGCGTCGGCATGCACGCCGACGGCATCATCACGGTCGGAGCTCCCGTCGAGAAGATCGACAAGGTGCTCAAGGCCGTCGCCGAAGGCTGCAAGAAGGGCGGGCGCAACCCGAACGGTTGCCGCAAGATTCTCCAGCTGCACCTGTCATGGGCAGAAACCGACGAGCAGGCCATGCAGAACGCGCTGATCGAGTGGCCGAACGGCGGCATGAAATTCCCGAAGCAGGACATCCGCTCACCGCTCGATTTCGAGCAGATGGCGAAGATGGTCCGCACCGACGATTTCCAGGGCCGCATGCTGATGACGGCCGATTGCGAAGTGCACCGCAAGGAGATCCAGAAGTTCATCGACCTCGGATTCGATCAGATCTACCTGCACAACGTCGGCCGCAACCAGAAGGAGTGGATCGAAGCGTTCGGGCGCGACGTGCTGCCGAAACTGAACGGGTAG
- a CDS encoding Ig-like domain-containing protein has protein sequence MTFNEAKNTPRRTGHRTLRMAAAVFALLQATVLCTAPIAGARANANPGTEEGGGSANPVTPPPYVYPVEGFTWSAPQRYSYWTTAWHEWGGAPKPWQTETYNDDYVNPKTWYLYFNGCQSEADYYHDFYGDVKDEDGHILYPKGTSRYQWKWNGKTIAPSTDCYTVLDFPAQGNYWVELTETDADNAVTTWTIPVQVKDYLVVVLGDSFASGEGAVDWPIYPEIPNDPPQNADWADDRCHRSMYSGGAQAAALLEAADPKTSVTFLSFACSGATLDTMRYNTGTLDTLDPYNPTLGFERGTGITGPYAGMEPPPNGVGPYEVASQTVQLNYALTGHLTHPPRKVDTLIAAGGINDVRFSDLVGVCILEDLCHLQPVGTGGVQLDQQFANDLENVAPGWEKLGDQLDGYGIQVAPHMKLALEYPGFFQTDSGLQCPELFTDITALGKWDFDEIGVAEAVWAPSLNTAVQLGSGGAGFDFVGGIDAAFKKHGMCANDRFINTATDALNTQGDENGNVANPFHTQSSTTGTAHPNRKGYAAVAAKILDHLQPYIVNEPPVANPDEVQAAAIYGSQFNVLTNDTDPDGDPLSARLVSEPRYGHVTIAPNGEASYRANFNYAGPDNFTYEVTDGEYSVITGVTITVAPLQVATTEVSYGTITPIGGLLGGFVLEPPYLIVFDKPLKPKRGLISQVPGVDAVMYSAPDLAHRRRLKLPYTIYSQAAPPSTAAGSSVRGMLQIKVMK, from the coding sequence ATGACATTCAATGAAGCGAAGAACACACCGCGGCGGACCGGCCATCGTACGTTGCGGATGGCAGCAGCGGTGTTCGCGCTGCTGCAGGCGACCGTGCTGTGCACCGCTCCGATCGCCGGAGCGAGAGCCAATGCGAATCCCGGCACAGAGGAAGGCGGAGGTAGCGCCAACCCGGTCACGCCGCCTCCGTACGTATATCCGGTCGAAGGCTTTACGTGGTCGGCGCCGCAGCGCTATAGCTACTGGACGACGGCGTGGCACGAGTGGGGCGGCGCGCCGAAGCCGTGGCAGACCGAAACCTACAACGACGACTACGTGAATCCCAAGACCTGGTATCTGTATTTCAACGGTTGCCAGAGCGAGGCCGACTACTACCACGACTTCTACGGCGACGTGAAAGACGAGGACGGGCACATCCTCTATCCGAAGGGTACGTCGCGGTATCAGTGGAAGTGGAACGGCAAGACCATTGCGCCTTCGACCGATTGCTACACCGTCCTCGATTTCCCGGCGCAGGGAAATTACTGGGTCGAGCTCACGGAGACGGATGCCGACAACGCGGTGACGACCTGGACGATTCCGGTGCAGGTCAAGGACTACCTCGTCGTGGTTCTCGGCGATTCGTTCGCATCGGGCGAGGGCGCGGTCGACTGGCCGATCTACCCGGAAATTCCGAACGACCCGCCGCAGAACGCCGACTGGGCAGACGACCGCTGTCATCGCTCCATGTATTCCGGCGGCGCCCAGGCGGCCGCGCTGCTCGAGGCTGCCGATCCGAAGACGAGCGTCACGTTCCTGTCATTCGCATGTTCGGGAGCTACGCTCGACACCATGCGGTACAACACGGGAACCCTCGACACGCTCGACCCGTACAACCCGACGCTCGGTTTCGAGCGCGGCACCGGCATCACCGGCCCGTACGCCGGCATGGAGCCTCCGCCGAACGGCGTGGGACCTTACGAGGTGGCCAGCCAGACCGTGCAGCTCAACTACGCGCTCACCGGGCACCTGACACACCCTCCGCGCAAAGTAGACACGCTGATCGCCGCCGGCGGCATCAACGACGTGCGTTTCTCCGACCTGGTTGGCGTCTGCATCCTCGAGGATCTCTGCCATCTGCAGCCCGTCGGCACGGGTGGCGTCCAGCTCGACCAGCAGTTTGCCAACGATCTCGAGAATGTCGCGCCCGGTTGGGAGAAACTCGGCGACCAGCTCGACGGCTACGGTATCCAGGTTGCGCCGCACATGAAGCTGGCGCTCGAGTACCCTGGGTTTTTCCAGACGGACAGCGGCCTTCAGTGCCCGGAGCTGTTCACCGACATCACTGCCCTTGGCAAATGGGATTTCGACGAGATCGGTGTCGCCGAGGCCGTGTGGGCGCCGTCGCTGAATACAGCCGTGCAATTGGGGTCAGGCGGTGCCGGCTTCGATTTCGTCGGTGGCATCGACGCAGCATTCAAGAAGCACGGCATGTGCGCGAACGATCGCTTCATCAACACCGCCACCGATGCCCTGAACACGCAGGGTGACGAGAACGGCAACGTAGCGAATCCGTTTCATACGCAGAGCAGCACGACCGGAACAGCCCATCCCAACAGGAAAGGCTACGCGGCAGTTGCCGCAAAGATCCTCGATCACCTGCAGCCGTACATCGTCAACGAGCCTCCGGTCGCCAACCCGGACGAGGTCCAGGCGGCTGCGATTTATGGCAGCCAGTTCAACGTGCTCACCAACGACACGGACCCGGATGGCGATCCTCTGTCTGCACGCCTGGTGTCGGAGCCCCGGTACGGACACGTCACGATCGCGCCGAACGGAGAAGCCTCCTATCGCGCGAACTTCAACTACGCAGGCCCCGACAACTTCACCTACGAGGTCACCGACGGCGAGTACAGCGTGATCACAGGCGTCACCATCACGGTCGCTCCGCTGCAGGTAGCGACGACCGAGGTTTCGTACGGCACGATCACGCCGATCGGAGGACTGCTCGGCGGCTTCGTGCTCGAGCCGCCGTACCTCATCGTGTTCGACAAGCCGCTGAAGCCGAAGCGCGGCCTGATCTCGCAGGTGCCGGGCGTGGATGCGGTCATGTACAGTGCACCCGACCTCGCGCATCGCCGGCGGCTGAAGCTTCCCTACACGATCTACTCGCAGGCAGCGCCTCCCAGCACCGCCGCGGGCAGCAGCGTGCGCGGGATGCTGCAGATCAAGGTCATGAAGTAA